The Mesoterricola silvestris sequence AGTCAAGGGCGGTCTCGGGGTCCAGGACCTCCTGGGAAAGGATCCTGGAGAGCGAGCTCCCGTCCACGAACTCCATGGTGAGGAAGGGGCCCGCCTCGGGATCGTCTCCCACATCGAAGACGGTGATGATGTTGGGATGGTTGAGCTGGGCGCTGATCTCGGACTCCCGCTGGAACCGCGCGATCATGGTCTCGGAATCCGAACGGGTCTTCTGCACGATCTTCACGGCCACCCGCCGCTTCAGGAGCGGGTCCTGGGCCAGGTACACGACCCCCATGGCCCCGGCGCCCAGCCGTTGCAGGACCGTGTACCGACCGATGGCCGCGGGGTCTACGAAGTCCATGTCCCCTCCTGGACGCACCGCACCATGACGATGGTCCGGTCGTCGGTGGCCGGCGCGCCCCGGGTGTGCTCCTGGAGGGCGGCGACCAGGCCCGCGTTGAGGTCGGGCAGGGGCAGGGGGCCCAGATCCCGCAGGGTCCGGCACACCCTGGCCAGGTCGAATTCCACCCCCTCCGGATCGGCGGCCTCGGTGATGCCGTCCGTGTACAGGAAGAGCAGGTCCCCCGGTCCGAGCCGGACCGTGCCCTGGCCGTACTCCCGGCCCGGGAACATCGCCAGGGGGAAGCCCTGGGAGGGGAGCTCCTCCACGGTCCCGTCCGCCTTCAGCAGGGGGATGGGATTGTGCCCGGCGTTGGTGAAGGTCAGGGTCCGGGCCGCGGGATCCAGGAGCGCCAGGAAGGCGGTGATGAAGCGATTGGTGGTGGTGCGCTTGCTGAGGGCCAGGCTGATCTTGGCGGCGAGGATCGCGGGGCTCTCGGCGCCCTCGGTCCAGGCCTGCATGAGGGCCTGGAACGTGGCCATGAGGAGGCCGGGCCCGATGCCCTTGCCGGAGACGTCCGCGATGGCCAGCCAGGTCCTGCCTCCGGGCCCGGGCCAGAACCCGTAGAGGTCCCCCGAGACGTTCCAGCAGGCCACGTTGATCCCGAAGAGCTCGAAGCCCTCCAGGGCCGGGCACCGGTCGGGAAGCAGCCGCTCCTGGATCCTCCGGGCCACCTCCAGCTCCTTCTCCATGGTCCGCTTGACGACCAGCTCCTCCAGGAGGCGGGTGGTGCGGATCTTGGCGGCGGCCATGTGGCTCACCACCGCCACCAGCCGGAGGTCCTCCTCCGTGAAGGCCCCGCGCATGGGTCCGGCGTCCATGTAGATGATGCCCACCACCTCGCCGCCGTGCTCCAGGGGCACGGTCATGATAGAGGTCACGCCGCTGGTCACGATGGACTGGGCCTGGGCCAGCCGGGAATCCAGCAGGGGGTTGTTGATGAGCAGGGCCTCCCTGCGCTCCACGGCGGCCTCGAGCATCGTCCTGGACAGCTCCACCTGGAAGTCCTGGCCCCTGGAGCGGGAACGCGCCGCCACCTGGGCCATGGCCCCCTTGGCGTCCCGCAGGAGCACCGCGCCCCGCCCGGGCTTCAGGAACGTGAAGAGCCGCTCCAGCAGGTCCCACAGCATCATCTCGGTGGTGACGTCGCCCAGCATGTCCAGGCTGAGGGCGTGGACGAGGTCCAGGGCCTCCTTCCACCGCTGGGCGGACGCGGTGTCCCGGGTCCCCGGGGAGGAGGAACGCAGCCGGTCCACCTCCATGAGGAAGGAGACGCTGGAGTCCGGGTCCTGCGGGGCGTCCGGGCCCTCTTCCAGGCGGATGCTGAGCCTCCCGAAGACGATCTCGTCCCCCCCCTTCACCCGCCGGGGTTCCAGGAGGCGGTCGCCGTTCACCAGGGTGCCGTTGCGGGAGCCCAGGTCCTCCAGCATGGCCGTCCCTTCCCGCCAGGTGAGCCGGGCGTGGTTCCGGGACAGGCTGGAATCCTCCAGGACCAGGTCGTTGCCGGGATCCCGGCCGATGGTGAGCGCCGCGCGTTCCCGCCCGAGTTTTACGGGGGCCCGGTCGGGTAGGCGGATCCAGAGTTCGGCCATGGAATTGCCTTTGGTGTGGCCATCTTTGTCGGATTTCTTGACTTGTCAACTATGAAATATAAGCGGCTGGTTTCCGGAGGGGTTGGCCCTTGGAAGCCGGGCCGGGGAACTCCCCCAGCATGAGGGGCACCGCGATCTTCAGCATGAGGGTGAAGACCAGGAAGCCCATGGCGAAGATCCCCGCAGCCACCAGCAGCTCCGTCAGGGAGGGGCGGTAGACGTAGATGTCGCCCAGCACGTCCGGCGTCAGGCCCGGGATGATCAGGGCCATGCCCTTCTCGATGTAGACCGACGCGTAGATGAGCACGCACCCGATGTTGAGGGTCACCCAGTTGGTGCGGGTCCTGGGAACGAGGAAGAGGAGGAAGGCGACGGCCCCCGTGAGGATGGAGGCCCAGGCGAAGGGCACGAGGCCGGTGTGGCCCTTGAGGCCGAAGAAGAGGTACCGGATGAACACCAGGTGCTCGGTGTTGGAGTAGAACTCCTTGAACACCTCGGCGGCCGTGAGCAGGAGGTTGAAGCCCATGGTGTAGGCCATGAGCTCGGCCACCTTGAAGATGGCCTCGTCCTGGACCTTCAGCCGCGTGGTCCTCCGGAGGATCTGGAGGAGGATGAGCAGGATGGCCGGGCCCGAGCAGAACGCGGACGCCAGGAAGCGGGGCGCGAGGATGGCGGAATTCCAGAAGGGACGCGCAGCGAGGCCGTTGTACAGGAAGGCGGTGACCGTGTGGATGCTCACGGCCATGGGGATCGAGCTCAGCACCAGGGGGATGACGATGGACCTGTTGTAGGCCTTCCCGGTGTAGCTGCAGTAGAGGAGATAGGTCACCACCGTCCAGTTGAGGAGCAGGTAGCCGTTGAGGGCCAGCACGTCCCAGGCCAGGAGGGAGCTGGGCAGGTTGAGGCGCCCCACGAAGGGGATGATGTGCCAGAACCGGTCCACCCTGCCGATGTCCACCAGGACGAAGCCCAGGCACATGACCAGGGCGCTCACCGCCAGGAGTTCGCCCAGGAGGGTTATCTCCTTGATGGGGCCCCAGTGGTAGACGTAGGCGGGGATCACCAGCATGATGGCCGCGGCCGCGACGCCCACCAGGAAGGTGAAATTGCCGATGTAGAAGCCCCACGACACCTGGTCGCGCATGTGGGTGACGATGAGCCCCTCGCGCACCTGGGCCGCGTAGGCGAATCCCCCCAGGGCCATGAGCAGCAGGAGGAAGGCGATCCAGCCGTAGTAGTAGCGGTCTCCCCTGACGAGGAGCGCGAGGCTGTCGCGCGTGAAATGACCGAAGGTCCGCAGCGTCTCCATGGCCTCACACCCCGTAGAAGTAGAAGAACCGCGGTTGGGTATTGAGCTCGCCCTTGAAGAGGAAGACCCGCTTGTTCTCGAGGATGTAGCGGATCTCGCTCTTCGGGTCGGCCAGGTTGCCGAACTTCCGGGAGCCGGTGGGGCAGATCTCCACGCAGGCCGGGTAGAGCCCCTTCCGGGTTCGCTGGATGCAGAAGGTGCACTTCTCCACCACGCCCTTGGGCCGCGGGCGGTTGCCCAGGTAGTGGGTAACGGGATTGAGGTCGGCGGAGGGGATTCCGGGTTCGGCCCAGTTGAAGTGCCGGGCCCCGTAGGGGCAGGCCGCCATGCAGTAGCGGCACCCGATGCACCAGTTGTAGTCCACCACCACGATCCCGTCCTTCTCCTTCCAGGTGGCGCCCACGGGGCACACCTTCACGCAGGGAGGGTTCCTGCACTGCTGGCACTGGACGGGCATGTAGAAGTGGCCCTCCCTGGGCACCTCGGCCGGATCGTAGTAGGCGTCGGCGGCCTCCAGGTCGACGCCCTTCTCCTTTTCCATCTCCAGGACCCGGATCCACTGGATCTCCGGATCCCGGGACGGGTTGTTCTCCTTCACGCAGGCGTGGACGCAGCGGCGGCACCCCACGCACCGGGACAGGTCCAGGGCGTACCCGAAGACGACCCCCTGCATCGCCGGTTCGGCGCCGATGCGGATCCTCCTCCCGTACTTGCGCTGGGCCTCGCCTTCCAGGCGCCGGATGATCCGGTCCAGGTCGTCCCTGGAGAGTTCCCGGAAATTGCGCTGGAGGAAGGCCTCCATGCCCTCCTTCCCGCAGCCCGTGGCCAGGGCGCCGGCCGCGGCGGCCAGGGCCCCGCCCAGGAACGCGCGCCGGGAGTTCCTGCGGGTCATGCGGAGGTGCCGGCTGGAATCGTCGCTCATGGTGTGCTCCGGCTCGATGGGTTCATTTGCGGGCCCTGATCCGGTCCGGCGGCACCGGCGGCGGCAGGGGCTTGAGGGGCCGGAAGCGCGGCGAATGGGGGTTGTGGCAATGCACGCACAGGAAGTACTGCTTCGGCCCGTTCCAGCTCCCGGTGCGCTTGCCGTGCACCCCCACGCGCCAGTCCCGGAGCTTGTCGCCGTGGCACTGCCCGCAGAGGAGGTACGAGGCGGTGAATTCCACCTTCTCGCCGCCCACCAGGTGGAGGCGGTCCCGGTTCAGGAGATCGTGGCAATCCAGGCACCACCGGCTTTCGGGCCCGTGGTGGAGCTCGATGTCCGCATGCATGCCCTCCAGGGGCCGGCGCCGGGGGTTGGGCGGCATCGTCTTGGGGTCATGGCAGGAGGAACAGGGGAAGATGCCGTCCGTGAAGGGCGGGGGCGGGGCCTGGATGTCCATGGGGTCCACCCCCGGCGGGGCCGGGGGCGTGGCCAGGGCGAGGCGGCCCAGGGCCAGGAGTCCAGGCAGGAGCGTCCGCAGGAGGCGCGGGGTGGATGGGGCCATTTCAACTCCTCGGCCCGGTTCCGGGCAGGAAGTCTGGGGTGGGATTGGGTGGGTGCACTATCCCACGGGCGCCGCGGTTGTCAATTGCGGAATATCGGATCCTTTTTCCCGAGTGGGGGGCCCGCACTGTTTAAATATCCGATTCGATGGTAGTTTGTGCCCACTCTTCCCAATCCGGTCCGGAGGCTCGCGATGGCAGCCAGTTCCCTGAGGTCCTATTTCCAGTCCCTGGCGGGCAAGGTCTTCGGCACCGCCATGATCCCCGTGGCCTGCTTCCTGGTCCTCATCGCGGCCTACATGCTGCCTACGGTGCACGCCCTCCTCCTGGGCGCCAAGAAGGAAGGGCTGCGGAATGTGGTGGAGAGCGCCCAGGCGCAGGTGGCGGGTCTCGCCGCGGAGGCCAAGGCGGGGCGCATGACCCAGGAGGAGGCCCAGAGGCGGGCCAAGGAACTCGTGAACGCCATCCGGTTCGCCGACAAGAACTACGTGTTCATCCACGGGCCCGGCCACACGATCCTGGTGCTGCCCCTGGCCAAGCAGTTGGAGAACAAGCCCTCCAGCGAACTTCCCCCCGCCACCCTGGCCATCGTCAAGGCCCTGCGGGAGGCTTCCAGCGTGCCCGAGGGCGGATTCTACGACTATCCCTACGGCAAGCCCGGCAAGGAGGGCCTCTTCCCGAAATCGGCCTTCGCCAAGCGCGTGCCGGACTGGGACTGGGTGGTGGGGGCCGGCATCTACGTGGACGACATCAACGCGGAGATGTGGCGGATCTCCTTCGCGCTCCTGGGGGGCGCCCTGGCGGTGGCCGCCATCGTGGCCTACATCTCCCGCAACCGCTCCCGGGCCATGGTCAGGCCCCTCCTGCAGCTGGTCCAGGGCCTGCGGGAAAGCGACCTGCCCAAGCGCATCGATGTGGCCGCGCGGGACGAGATCGGCGAGGCCGCGGAGGCCTTCAACGGCTACAACGGCAAGATGAGGGCCACGGTGCGGGACATCTCCAGCTACGCCGAGCGCGTGGCCTCCGGCAGCGCGGAGCTGGCCGCCACCTCCCAGGAGATGGCCCGGGCCGTCCACGACATCGCCAGGGTGAGCGAGGAGCTCAAGGGCGCCGGGGAACAGGTCTCCCAGGCCATGCGCAGCCTCAGCGGGAACGTGGAGACCATGCGGGAGCGCACGGCCCAGACCGGGGCCCAGTCCGACAAGGCCGTGGAGGACACGGCCCGGGGCGCCGAGGCGGGGCAGGGGGCCGCCCAGGGCATGGAGGAGATCCGGGAGGCCACGGGCCGGGTGGTCAAGGCCGTGCAGGTGATCCAGGACATCGCGCGCCAGACCAACCTGCTCAGCCTGAACGCCGCCATCGAGGCCGCCAAGGCCGGCAGCGCGGGCAAGGGCTTCGCGGTGGTGGCCGAGGAGGTGCGCAAGCTCGCCGAAAGGTCCCGCACCGCGGCCCTGGAGATCGCCGAGCTCAACCAGCGCACCCAGGACGCGGTGGCCGGCGGCGTGGAGGGGGTGAAGGTGAGCCTGGACAACCTGCGGACCATCGGCGAGCGCATCACCGGCATCGCCGCCAGCATCCAGGAGATCGGCTCCCTCAGCCGGGCCCAGGAGGAGACCAGCCGGGACGTGGCCCAGCGCATGGCCCACACCGCCCAGGGCCTCGCCCAGAACGCCTCGGCCACCCAGGAACTGTCCGCGACGGTATCGGAAATCACCAAGACCTCCGACGACCTGGCCGGGGTTGCCGAGGGCCTCCGGCACGTGGTGGACGGATTCAAGGTCTAGGAGCCTGTCCAAGTAATATCTAGGTCTTGCGGCGGATCCCCGCGTGGGCCTGGAGTTCCTCCTCGACCTTCTCCACGTCGGGGGAGTTGAAGATGACCAGGTTCCTCAGGTGGATGTAGCTTTCCAGGCCGTCGATGGTGGCGAACTCCATGCCGAAGCCCCGGGGATTGGTGGCGGCGACGGTGCCGGAGGTGCGGATCTCCACCTCCCCCTGGACCAGGGAGATGACCGCCTGGCAAGGCGTGCCCACCGCGAAGCGCTCGTCCGTGAGGACGAGCATGCCCTTCATGCTGAGGTCCTTGACCTGGGCGCCTTCGATGGGCCGGCCGTCCACGGTGAGCCGCACGTCGAAGGTGATGGGGACCCTTGTGAATTCGCGCTTTTCAGAATCGGGGGTCATGGCGGCGTCCTCGGTCCCTCTAGGATACCTTCGGAGCGGGTCCCAGGGTGGTTCCTTCGATGAGGGCCACGGGAACGATGGTCTGGTGAACCGTGTCCTTGCCGATGGCGGCCAGGGCCAGGGACACCGCCTGGTGGGCGATGGCCGGGATATCCTGGGCCACCGAGGCCAGTCCGGGGTGCAGTTCCACCAGTCCGTCGAAGCCCAGCACCGAAACCTGGCCGGGCACCTGGACCCCGAGATCGGCCAGGGCCCCCAGGGCCCCCACGGCGATCTCGTCCGTGGCGCAGAACACCCCGGTGGGGCGGTGCCCCTGGAGCCAGGCGTTCCGCATGAGGCGGTACCCGCCCAGGACGGAGCCCTCCCCCTTCACGGTCACCGACCGGATCCCCGGAAGGCTGGAGGCCGCCAGGACCGAGGTGAACCCGTTGGCGCGGTCGGAGGCCCATTGGACCTCGCAGCCCACGGTGAGGTGCAGCAGGTCCCGGTGGCCCAGGGACAGGAGGCTGTGGGCCGCCAGGCGTCCGCCGCCCTTGTCGTCCGGGGCCACGCAGGAGATCCCGGGATGGTGGCCGATGAGCACCGCGGGGACGCCCCGCTCCCGGAGCAGGTCCAGGCGCGCGTCCACCCCGTCGCTGTGGAAGACCAGCACCGCGTCGAAGCGGGTGCGCACGCCGCCGATGTCCTCGGGCAGTTCCACCACCTGGGTGGCCCGCACCTGCATCTCCCGCAGGAGGGCCCGCCAGATGAGGTTGAAGTAGGGGGAGAGCCGGTTCTCCCCGGCGCCCACCCAGATGCCCAGGGTGTGCTTGGTGCGCATGGAGAGCTCCCGGGCGACGGGGTCGGGCTCGTAGCCCAGGCGCTTCATCACGGCCAGGACGTTCTTGCGGGTGGTCTCGGCCACCGTGGACTTGCCGTTGATGACCCGGCTGACGGTGCCCTTGGACACGTTGGCCTGGCGGGCGATTTCGCCGATGGTGATCTTCATGGCCGCCCCAGCCGGAGGGCGGCGTCCGCGGCGCCGTAGAGGCTCACGTCGTAGTCCCGGACGATGTGGACCGGCGTGGCCCGGGTGATGTGGTCGATGTGCTCGCGGTAGTTGCGGTCGAAGGTGGACGTGAAGCGCCGTCCCTCCAGGAAGAGCGCGGCGTTCTTGGAGGCGATGCCCCCGGCCAGGAAGAGCCCTCCCGTGGGGATGAACACCGCGCTCAGTTCGGCGCAGACCCGGGCGTAGAGCTCCACGAACAGCTCCATGGCCCTGCGGCAGGCGGGGTCCCCGGCCTCCCCCGCGATGGCCCCGGGGCGCCGGGCCTCGGGCAGGGCGAGGATCGCCGCGGAGGCCGGGGTGGGGGCGAAGCGCCCGGATTCCAGCAGGAACCGGTGGAGGGTGGCGATGCCGGGGCCCGACACGGCGGTCTCGGCGCCGGGAGGCCCCGGGTACTTTCGGCCGAGGTGCTCCCACAGCTCCAGCGTCTCGGGTCCGGTGACGGGAAGGCCGATGTGCCCGCCTTCGCTGGGGTGCACCCGGGGGCTCCCGGGGCCGCGGGTGATGAAGCCCACCCCCAGGCCCGTGCCGGCGCCCACCACCAGCACCGTGCCCTCGGGGTCCGGCCGGGGTCCGGGGCCTTCGCCGTGGGGCAGGGCCAGGAGCTGTTCGCCGTCGTCGGGGTCCAGGAGCAGGACCCCCTGGGCCACGGCGGTGAAGTCGTTGACCAGGGCCACCGGGATGCCCAGCTGGGCCTCCAGGGCCGGGCCGTGGATGTCCAGGCCGGCGTTGGTGAGCCGGATCCGGCCCTCCCGCACCTGCCCGGCGCCGGAGACGCAGAAGGCCGTGGGCGGACCCAGGTCCGCGCAGTCCCGGAGGAACCGCGCCACCGGCGCCCCCAGGTCGGACTCCGACGCGGTGGCGAAGGGCGCCTTGCGCAGCATGCGGACCCGGCCTGGGGTTCCCGCCAGGAGCGCCAGGGTCAAATTGGTCCCCCCCACGTCCGCGGCGAGGACGATCCGTTCCGGGCTTCCCGTGGTCATGGCAGGCTCCTGAAATTCACAGCGCGAAATTTTTCTTGTTGACAACACTACCTTGATTAGCCAAACATTGCGTGACTTCTTTGTAACCGGTTTCAATCCCTGGGCGCCAGGGTGTTTTCACAATCCCTTAAGCAGACGGCCAATGGGCCCCCTTTTTCGCCTGCGTTTTGTAACCGGTTGCAGCCATTTCTTTCGACTAGAGTTGTTGAGCAAATCAGTAGGACACCTTCGGGCGAGCCCAAAAGGAATCGAATCATGACTTCGCAGTTCAAGGAAGACCAGGGCACCCGCCGGGCCGAATGGTGGCGGGGGGCCTCGATCTACCAGATCTACCCCCGGAGCTTCCAGGACACCAACGGGGACGGCGTGGGGGACCTGCCGGGAATCACCGCCCACCTGCCCTACATCGCCGACCTGGGCATCGAGGCCATCTGGATCTCCCCCTTCTTCACCTCGCCCATGCGGGATTTCGGCTATGACGTGTCGGACTACCGGAACGTGGATCCCATCTTCGGGAGCCTGGCCGACTTCGACGAGCTGGTGGAAAAGGCCCACAAGCTGGGCCTGAAGGTGCTCATCGACCAGGTGCTCTCCCATTCCTCTGACCAGCACCCCTGGTTCAAGGAGAGCCGCTCGAACCGCACCAACGCCCGCAGCGACTGGTACGTGTGGGCGGATCCCAGGCCGGACGGGACCCCGCCCTCCAACTGGCAGTCGGTGTTCGGGGGGGCCGCCTGGGCCTGGGAGCCCCGCCGGCGCCAGTACTACCTGCACAATTTCCTGGAATCCCAGCCCGACCTGAATTTCCACTGCCAGGCGGTGCAGGACCAGATGCTCGAGGAGTGCCGGTTCTGGCTGGAGCGCGGGGTGGACGGCTTCCGGTTCGACGCCTGCAACTTCCACTTCCACGATCCGGCCCTGCGCAACAATCCCCCGGCCCGGGGCAAGGCCCTGGAAGTCTCCTCCGTGCGCCCCGGCAACCCGTACGGCATGCAGGTGCACCGCTTCGACAAGACCCGGCCCGAGAACCTGCCCTTCCTGCGCCGGGTCCGGGCCCTGCTGGACGCCTACGGCGCCGTGAGCGTGGGCGAGGTGGGCGACGAGGATTCCCTGGCGACCATGGCCGAATACACCGGCGGCGGCGACAAGCTCCACATGGCCTACGGCATGCACCTCCTCACGGACGAGTTCAGCGTGGCGCGCATCCGCGGGGCGGTGGAGGCCTTCGAGAAGCGGGTGAAGGCCGGCAGCGGCTGGGCCTGCTGGTCCCTTTCCAACCACGACTGCGCGCGGGTGGTGAGCCGCTGGGGCAACGGCACCCAGGACCCGGCCTTCCCCAAGGTGCTCCTGGCCATGCTGGGCTCCCTGCGGGGGACCTTCTGCGTCTACCAGGGGGAGGAACTGGGCCTCACCGAGGCCGTGGTGCCCAAGAACCGCCTCACGGATCCCTACGGCATCGCCTTCTGGCCGGACTTCAAGGGCCGGGACGGGTGCCGCACCCCCATCCCCTGGACCCCCGAGGCCCCCTTCGGAGGCTTTTCCGGCGTGGACTCCTGGCTGCCCATGCCCGCCGAGCACCTGGCGCGGGCCGTGTCCGTGCAGGCCGGGACGCCGGGCTCCGTCCTGGACTTCTACCGCACCTTCCTGGCCTGGCGCCGCCTGCAGCCCGCCCTGCGCAAGGGTTCCATCACCTTCCTCCGGGCCGCCGATCCCCTCCTGGTCCTCCGGCGGGAGAGCCCGGAGCAGTCCATCCTCGCCGTCTTCAACCTCGGGCCCCTTCCGGCCGAGTACACCCTTCCGCCTCACATCGATCCGCTCCTTGGCCATGGCCTGGAACCCGCCCCCCTCAAGGGACGGCGACTCAGCCTGGCTCCCTGGGGCGGGTTCTTCGGGCAATCCCGCCCTTCAACCCAGCAGTAACCCCACCAACCGCCGCGATGCGGCATCTTCAAGGAGCCAATCCCATGAAGAACAAACTTTTCCTGGCTGCGCTGCCGCTGGCGATCGCCTGCGGAACCCTGTCCGCCCAGGACACCTTCGACCTCCACGGCTACATGCGCTCCGGCGTCGGCCGCTCCTCCAACGGCGGCGAGCAGGTCTCCTTCTTCCTCGCCAACACCGGCGGCTCCCCCACCGGCGGCCCCGGCTACCGCCTCGGCAACGAGACCGACAACTACCTGGAACTGGCCTTCGACGTGCGCGCCTACGACAAGGGCGAGGAATCCTTCAAGCTGCACTTCCGCCCCTCCTTCCGCGGCTACTACCAGGTGCGCGACGCCTCGGCCGACGCCGGCGGCGATGTGGACAACAGCAAGGCCGGAAACCAGACCCAGCAGGTGTGGGTGCGTGAAGCCTGGGGCGAGGCCTCCGGCATCTTCGGCAAGGGCCAGCTCTTCAAGGACGCCACCCTGTGGGCCGGGCGCCGCTTCTACATGCGCCAGGACCTCCACATGCGCGACCAGTGGTACTGGAACGACAGCGGCGACGGCGTCGGCGTCGAGGGCATGAACCTGGGCTTCGCCAAGTTCCACTACGCCTTCATCCAGCACGATTCCGGCAACATCGTCAGCGACTGGAACAACGGCGCCATCCGCGGCCAGCTGGCCCCCTACAGCCAGTGGGTGGGCGGCAGCGGACACTTCGTGATCGGTTCCCACGACCTCCGCTTCAGCGACATCAAGCTCTGGCAGGGCGGCAGCCTGACTCTGGGCTACCAGTACAACGACGCCCACGGCGACGCCAAGGCCGACGCCGCCGGCATGAACAACAAGGGCACCCAGTACAGCCTGATCTACAACCAGTCCAACGTCCTCGGCGGCGACAACCGCGTCTACGCCACCTACGGCAACGGCAACACCTTCTGGAACTGGTACAACCCCGAGGTGAAGACGGAGAACACCTGGTGGATGCTCATGGACTCCCTGTACTTCAAGCCCATGCAGAACCTTGAAGTCGGCGCCACCGCCATCTACCGGAAGCAGAACGGCAAGAACGCCTTCGCCGGCAACACCAACAGCTGGCAGTCCTTCGGCGTCCGGCCCATGTATTTCTTCACCAAGCACTTCAGCATCGCGGCCGAACTGGGCTTCGACAAGCTGAAGTTCGACAACGAGTCCGAGGACCGGCACCTCTTCAAGGAGACCCTGGCCCTGCAGTGGAGCCCCCAGGCCTCCTTCTGGAGCCGTCCCTCCATCCGCATCTTCGTGACCCGCGGCCAGTGGAACGATAACGCCAACAGGTGGAACAAGGTGGGCGAGGGCCACTTCGGCGCCGACACCCAGGGCGTGACCTTCGGCGCCCAGATCGAAGCCTGGTGGTAGGAAGGACCTGACGGATGGAACGCCTCCCCTTCGGCCATGACGCAAGCCGTCCCCGGCGCGGGAACTCCCGCCGGGGGCCGAGGGGGGGCTCCATGCGCCTGACCTGGCTCCTCGCGACGACCCTGGGTCTCGTGGGGCCGCTGGGATGCGCGGGGGGTGGGGGGGGAACTCCGTCTCCCGCGTACCCGGCGGACACTTCCGTCATCGCCGCCGGCCAGCAGATGGAGAACCCTGCCCGCTGGTACGACGACGCCATCATCTACCAGGTCTGGGTCAAGAGCTTCGCCGACGGCATCTACAACGACGGCATCGGCGACCTGCCCGGGCTCCAGGGCAAGCTGGACTACCTCCAGTCCCTGGGGGTGAACACCCTGTGGCTGTCCCCCATCTTCGAGTGCACCAACAAGGGCGCGAACATGCATGGGTACGACACCACGGACTACTACGCGGTCAACAACCGGTTCGGCCTGAAGTCGGACCTGAAGAACCTCATCGACGCGACCCACGCCCGGGGCATGCGGATCATCTTCGATTTCGTCCCCAACCACACATCGGCCTCCCATCCCTGGATGGACGATCCCGCCAAGCGGAACTTCTACGTTTGGCAGTCCACGCTGCCCTCGGGCTGGGGCTTTCCCTGGGGGGGCGGCACGTCCTCCGATGTGTGGAAGGAATACGAAGGCGCGTTCTACTACTCGGCCTTCTCCGGGGACGCGGACCTGAACTACTACAATCCCGAAGTGCGCTCCACCATGCAGACCGTGGAGAGCTACTGGCTGGACCGGGGTTTCGACGGCATGCGGGTGGATGCCGTGCGCTACCTCTGCGAATCGGGCCCCGGCAAGGCCGCGGACACCCCCGACACCCACGCGCGGCTCCAGGAGTTCCGGTCGGTGATCGACGGCTACCTGGCCCCCGGCAACGCCCATCCCCGCCCCGGCGGGGACGCGGCCAAGTACAGCGGCAAGATGATGATGGCCGAAGCCTGGACCAACGACGCCGCGGGCGTCGCGCCCTACTACGGCAGCGGCGCCAACGAATTCCACCTCTGCCTGGACTTCAGCGCCCCCTGGGCCATCTTCAACGCCATCAACGGTTCGGATGCCACGCAGCTCACCTCCCTGTGGGAGTACGAGCGGGACACCTACCCCGCGGGGTACCGGTCCGCCACCTTCGATTCCAACCACGACAACGTGATCTCCCGGCCCGGAACCCAGTACGCGGCGAACCGCCCCCGGATCATCCTGGCCGAGGCCCTGAACCTCCTCTCCCCGGGCACCCCCATCATCTATTACGGCAACGAAGTGGGCATGACCGGCGCCTCGGGCTCCGACCTGAACCTGCGCGGGGCCATGGACTGGGCGGCGGTGACCGCCCAGGCCTCGCAGCCTGATTCCATCCTTAGCTGGGTCAAGTATTTGAATAAGGCCCGCAGCGCCTACCCGGCCCTGAGGGGGGGCTACGCGACC is a genomic window containing:
- a CDS encoding 4Fe-4S dicluster domain-containing protein is translated as MSDDSSRHLRMTRRNSRRAFLGGALAAAAGALATGCGKEGMEAFLQRNFRELSRDDLDRIIRRLEGEAQRKYGRRIRIGAEPAMQGVVFGYALDLSRCVGCRRCVHACVKENNPSRDPEIQWIRVLEMEKEKGVDLEAADAYYDPAEVPREGHFYMPVQCQQCRNPPCVKVCPVGATWKEKDGIVVVDYNWCIGCRYCMAACPYGARHFNWAEPGIPSADLNPVTHYLGNRPRPKGVVEKCTFCIQRTRKGLYPACVEICPTGSRKFGNLADPKSEIRYILENKRVFLFKGELNTQPRFFYFYGV
- a CDS encoding PilZ domain-containing protein, with the translated sequence MTPDSEKREFTRVPITFDVRLTVDGRPIEGAQVKDLSMKGMLVLTDERFAVGTPCQAVISLVQGEVEIRTSGTVAATNPRGFGMEFATIDGLESYIHLRNLVIFNSPDVEKVEEELQAHAGIRRKT
- the dsrP gene encoding sulfate reduction electron transfer complex DsrMKJOP subunit DsrP, with protein sequence METLRTFGHFTRDSLALLVRGDRYYYGWIAFLLLLMALGGFAYAAQVREGLIVTHMRDQVSWGFYIGNFTFLVGVAAAAIMLVIPAYVYHWGPIKEITLLGELLAVSALVMCLGFVLVDIGRVDRFWHIIPFVGRLNLPSSLLAWDVLALNGYLLLNWTVVTYLLYCSYTGKAYNRSIVIPLVLSSIPMAVSIHTVTAFLYNGLAARPFWNSAILAPRFLASAFCSGPAILLILLQILRRTTRLKVQDEAIFKVAELMAYTMGFNLLLTAAEVFKEFYSNTEHLVFIRYLFFGLKGHTGLVPFAWASILTGAVAFLLFLVPRTRTNWVTLNIGCVLIYASVYIEKGMALIIPGLTPDVLGDIYVYRPSLTELLVAAGIFAMGFLVFTLMLKIAVPLMLGEFPGPASKGQPLRKPAAYIS
- a CDS encoding SpoIIE family protein phosphatase, with the translated sequence MAELWIRLPDRAPVKLGRERAALTIGRDPGNDLVLEDSSLSRNHARLTWREGTAMLEDLGSRNGTLVNGDRLLEPRRVKGGDEIVFGRLSIRLEEGPDAPQDPDSSVSFLMEVDRLRSSSPGTRDTASAQRWKEALDLVHALSLDMLGDVTTEMMLWDLLERLFTFLKPGRGAVLLRDAKGAMAQVAARSRSRGQDFQVELSRTMLEAAVERREALLINNPLLDSRLAQAQSIVTSGVTSIMTVPLEHGGEVVGIIYMDAGPMRGAFTEEDLRLVAVVSHMAAAKIRTTRLLEELVVKRTMEKELEVARRIQERLLPDRCPALEGFELFGINVACWNVSGDLYGFWPGPGGRTWLAIADVSGKGIGPGLLMATFQALMQAWTEGAESPAILAAKISLALSKRTTTNRFITAFLALLDPAARTLTFTNAGHNPIPLLKADGTVEELPSQGFPLAMFPGREYGQGTVRLGPGDLLFLYTDGITEAADPEGVEFDLARVCRTLRDLGPLPLPDLNAGLVAALQEHTRGAPATDDRTIVMVRCVQEGTWTS
- a CDS encoding methyl-accepting chemotaxis protein; translated protein: MAASSLRSYFQSLAGKVFGTAMIPVACFLVLIAAYMLPTVHALLLGAKKEGLRNVVESAQAQVAGLAAEAKAGRMTQEEAQRRAKELVNAIRFADKNYVFIHGPGHTILVLPLAKQLENKPSSELPPATLAIVKALREASSVPEGGFYDYPYGKPGKEGLFPKSAFAKRVPDWDWVVGAGIYVDDINAEMWRISFALLGGALAVAAIVAYISRNRSRAMVRPLLQLVQGLRESDLPKRIDVAARDEIGEAAEAFNGYNGKMRATVRDISSYAERVASGSAELAATSQEMARAVHDIARVSEELKGAGEQVSQAMRSLSGNVETMRERTAQTGAQSDKAVEDTARGAEAGQGAAQGMEEIREATGRVVKAVQVIQDIARQTNLLSLNAAIEAAKAGSAGKGFAVVAEEVRKLAERSRTAALEIAELNQRTQDAVAGGVEGVKVSLDNLRTIGERITGIAASIQEIGSLSRAQEETSRDVAQRMAHTAQGLAQNASATQELSATVSEITKTSDDLAGVAEGLRHVVDGFKV